In Alcaligenes faecalis, the sequence CGCTGCATCTCATAAAGCAGCACCTGCTGGTCCCCAGTTTGTGGATGGTATCGCTGCTGTGGTCAATGACGAGGTGATTACCCTGCGTCAGGTCGATCAGGAAGCCGCTCAGGTGCTGGAGCAGCTAAAGCAACAGAAAATTCCCGCTCCTGATCATGACGTGCTGCGTAAGCAGGTTCTGCAGCGTCTGATCAATGAGCGCCTGGAGCAGCAAGAAGCTCGCGCCATGGGCATCTCGATCGGTGCGCAGCAGGTGGATGAAGGCGTGCGCATGATTTCCTCGCGCAACAATATGACTGAAGCCCAGCTGCGTGCCGAGATTGAAAAGAACGGTATCAGCTGGGAGCAGTACCGCACTAATCTGAAGCAGGAAATCCTGCTGGATCAACTGCGCATGCGTGCGGTCGACAGCAGCATCAATATTACGGATGCTGATATTGATATTTACCTGCGCTCTCAAGGTGGTGCTGGTTTGAGCAATCTGGGGCAATCGGCAACACAAAACCAGAATGCACCAGTCAGCCTGGCGCAGATTCTGGTGCGTGTGCCTGAAGGCGCTAATTCCAGTGAAGAAGCTCGTTTGCGCACCAAGGCTGAAGGCCTGTTGGCCCAAGCTCGTTCGGGTGCAGACTTTGCCGGTTTGGCCGCTTCCAATTCGGATGGTCAGGAAGCCTTGAATGGCGGCGTGATGGGAACCCGTTCCTTGTCCGATTGGCCTGATCTGTTTGCACAAGCTGTCCATAATCTGGCTCCCGGTCAGGTCTCCAACCTGATCCGTAGTGGTCAAGGTTTCCATATTCTGAAGGTGCTGGAGCGCGGCGGTGCTGCGCCTGCCAATATCTCGCCTGTGGCCAGTGCGGCATCGGCTCAATCGGGCCCCATGATGGTGACCCAGACTCACGCCCGCCATATTCTGGTCAAGCTCTCTAAAGTCATGACCTCCGAGCAGGCTCGTCAGCGTATCGAACAGTTGCAAGTGCGTCTGCGCAATGGCGAGTCCTTCCAGGATCTGGCCAAGCGCTACTCGGAAGACAGCAGCGCACCACAAGGTGGTGATCTGGGCTGGCTCTCGCCGGGCGAAACCGTGCCTCCATTCGAGCAAGCCATGGACAAGCTGCAACCCGGTAACGATAGTGTGATTGTCGAATCCCAGTTTGGCTGGCACCTGATTCAGGTGATCGAGCGCCGTACCCGCAATATGGAAAGCGAGTACA encodes:
- a CDS encoding peptidylprolyl isomerase, with the translated sequence MNNMRFSLKNRTLSLAMMAVMGLGTAQMAQAQSKPAASHKAAPAGPQFVDGIAAVVNDEVITLRQVDQEAAQVLEQLKQQKIPAPDHDVLRKQVLQRLINERLEQQEARAMGISIGAQQVDEGVRMISSRNNMTEAQLRAEIEKNGISWEQYRTNLKQEILLDQLRMRAVDSSINITDADIDIYLRSQGGAGLSNLGQSATQNQNAPVSLAQILVRVPEGANSSEEARLRTKAEGLLAQARSGADFAGLAASNSDGQEALNGGVMGTRSLSDWPDLFAQAVHNLAPGQVSNLIRSGQGFHILKVLERGGAAPANISPVASAASAQSGPMMVTQTHARHILVKLSKVMTSEQARQRIEQLQVRLRNGESFQDLAKRYSEDSSAPQGGDLGWLSPGETVPPFEQAMDKLQPGNDSVIVESQFGWHLIQVIERRTRNMESEYKRMQARQALFQQRAEPAFEDWLNSLRGRAYIDNRLDPESSTRRR